The genomic stretch CCGCGTCAGGTAGCGCGCGGCAGCAGCACGGTGAACTCGGTGAAGACCGACTCCTCGGAGTCCACCGTGATGAGCCCGCCGTGCAGCTCGACCAGGCCGCGGGCGATGAACAGCCCCAGCCCGGCCGAGTCGGGGCCGGCCGAGGTGTGGTGCTTGGCGGGCTGGACGTCGGTGAACGGCTCGAAGATCCGGTGGCGATGGGCCGCCGGGATGCCGATGCCGTTGTCGCGGACGCGCAGCCGGGCCCAGTCACCGGCGAACACCGCGACCGGCGCGTCGTCGACGGTGACCGTGATCGTGCCGCCGTCGGGGGTGTAGCGGATCGCGTTGGACACCAGGTTGACGATGATCTGGTGGATCTTGTCGGGGTCGGCCGAGATCGGGCGGATCGGCGCGAGCGAGGCGGTCACCGACTGGTGCTTGCGATCGGCCAGCGGCCGCAGCTCGGTGGTGGCGTCGGACGCGATCTCGCCGAGGTTGACCATCGCGCGGACCAGCCGCGCGCGCCCGGCCTCGAGCCGCGAGAAGTCGAGCATCTCGTCGACGAGGCGCTTGAGCCGGTGGGCGTTGCGCTTGAGCGACGCGACCGGTCGCTCCTGGGCGTCGTCGAGCGGACCGAACTTGCCCTCGACCAGGAGGTCGAGGTAGCCGACGATGCTGACCAGCGGCGTGCGCAGCTCGTGGG from Myxococcales bacterium encodes the following:
- a CDS encoding HAMP domain-containing histidine kinase, which gives rise to MKRPGRRRASTGDPPASPPAEPAELAEPDVAMLEAELRAARRTVEVLIARTERRALEPSQAELFEVAARMEQQIERRTRELEEKRAELEALTGNLDQIVRQRTRALAESEAQLLRKNAELERQSQLKAEFISIVAHELRTPLVSIVGYLDLLVEGKFGPLDDAQERPVASLKRNAHRLKRLVDEMLDFSRLEAGRARLVRAMVNLGEIASDATTELRPLADRKHQSVTASLAPIRPISADPDKIHQIIVNLVSNAIRYTPDGGTITVTVDDAPVAVFAGDWARLRVRDNGIGIPAAHRHRIFEPFTDVQPAKHHTSAGPDSAGLGLFIARGLVELHGGLITVDSEESVFTEFTVLLPRAT